In Rhodamnia argentea isolate NSW1041297 chromosome 4, ASM2092103v1, whole genome shotgun sequence, the following proteins share a genomic window:
- the LOC115740647 gene encoding U-box domain-containing protein 34-like gives MSTTGGGDRGAPPAMSAMAVAVKGDLSGFEGGRGSRRAVRWAIENLMPRADRFVLVHVMPRVTSIPTPSGDRIPVAELDENVVAMYVEETKVKFEQVFVPFKKMCKPWKVETVVLEADNPAAALLQYVSNSGINNLVLGSCSSNAFGRKLKGAVVPATVLTCAPETCDVYVISRNNIVNKSDKGSSHGMLTQTNHKDVFGGSSNAMSWTNSVCGESDSNNSFRGSPPSEPSFVTALASGYTDYPDSANVNQESRHLYIGDAREIDFVQQSTLMASRPTEQSDVQAEIEKLRRQLEDTVSMYERTCEELVHAQNKVQVLSSECGEDARRVNSALQREETLRQIAAEERAKYMEALKEVEEAKSLLAKEAYERQIAELNALKESLEKQKIMDMLLSSDKRYRRYTRDELELATNSFSENYMIGEGAYGKVYKCNLDHTPVAVKVLQSDACERKEEFLREVEVLSQLRHPHLVLLLGACPEIRGLVYEYMENGSLEEHIYRQNGKPSLPWFVRFQITFEVACGLAFLHNSKPVPIVHRDLKPGNILLGKNYVSKIGDVGLAKLISDVVPDNITEYRDSMLAGTIYYMDPEYQRTGTIRPKSDLYAFGIIILQLLMGCHPNGLLLKAEEAIERGSLASILDNTVKDWPVAETEKLAQIALKCSKLRCRDRPDLENEVLPVLKKLSDFANAKARVERENACAPSHYFCPILQEVMQDPYIAADGFTYEHRAIKAWFEKHRVSPVTRKKLQHTVLVPNQTLRSAIHDWRSRVTYEGNHD, from the exons ATGAGCACCACCGGTGGTGGCGACCGTGGCGCTCCGCCAGCGATGTCTGCGATGGCGGTGGCGGTGAAAGGAGACTTAAGCGGCTTCGAAGGAGGGAGAGGAAGCCGCCGCGCCGTCCGTTGGGCCATCGAGAATCTCATGCCTAGAGCCGATCGGTTTGTCTTGGTCCACGTGATGCCCAGAGTCACTTCAATCCCCACTCCAA GCGGAGATCGTATACCCGTGGCGGAATTGGACGAGAATGTGGTGGCGATGTACGTGGAGGAGACGAAAGTGAAGTTTGAGCAGGTGTTTGTTCCGTTTAAGAAAATGTGCAAACCTTGGAAG GTGGAAACTGTGGTGCTAGAAGCTGACAATCCTGCGGCTGCGCTCCTTCAATATGTGTCAAACTCGGGAATAAATAATCTAGTTCTTGGTTCCTGCTCATCGAACGCATTTGGAAG GAAGCTGAAGGGAGCAGTAGTACCTGCAACTGTTCTTACCTGTGCCCCTGAAACTTGTGATGTTTATGTGATATCTAGAAACAACATTGTCAACAAATCCG ATAAAGGTTCTAGTCATGGTATGTTGACTCAAACAAACCACAAAGATGTTTTTGGTGGATCTAGTAACGCAATGTCCTGGACCAATTCTGTGTGCGGAGAATCTGACTCCAATAATAGCTTCAGAGGATCGCCGCCATCAGAGCCTAGCTTTGTGACTGCACTAGCTTCAGGTTATACAGATTATCCCGACAGTGCTAATGTCAATCAAGAGAGTAGACATTTGTATATAGGAGATGCACGTGAAATAGATTTCGTCCAGCAAAGCACACTGATGGCTTCTAGACCAACTGAACAG TCAGATGTGCAGGCTGAAATAGAGAAGCTGCGGCGGCAGTTGGAAGACACAGTTTCTATGTATGAACGGACTTGTGAAGAGCTAGTCCATGCCCAAAACAAG GTTCAAGTACTTTCTTCTGAATGTGGGGAAGATGCTCGAAGAGTGAATTCTGCCCTACAAAGAGAAGAAACTTTGAGGCAAATTGCTGCTGAAGAGAGAGCGAAATATATGGAAGCTTTAAAGGAGGTTGAGGAGGCAAAGAGTTTGCTTGCTAAAGAGGCGTATGAAAGGCAGATTGCTGAACTGAATGCCCTCAAAGAGTCCTTAGAGAAGCAGAAAATTATGGATATGCTCCTCTCAAGCGATAAGAGGTATAGAAGGTACACCAGGGATGAACTTGAGCTAGCAACAAATTCCTTCTCTGAAAACTACATGATTGGTGAAGGAGCATATGGGAAAGTCTACAAATGCAATCTGGATCATACTCCTGTGGCTGTTAAAGTTCTTCAATCAGATGCATGTGAGAGGAAAGAGGAATTCCTGAGAGAG GTTGAGGTTCTTAGCCAACTTCGGCATCCTCATCTGGTGCTGCTACTTGGAGCCTGCCCAGAGATTCGTGGCCTGGTTTATGAATACATGGAAAATGGAAGCTTGGAGGAGCATATCTACCGGCAGAATGGCAAGCCATCTCTTCCATGGTTTGTTCGGTTCCAGATAACTTTTGAAGTTGCTTGTGGACTTGCATTCCTTCACAACTCGAAACCTGTCCCCATCGTACACAGGGATCTAAAACCTGGGAATattcttttgggaaaaaattACGTGAGCAAGATTGGGGATGTTGGATTGGCCAAACTTATTTCTGATGTAGTTCCTGATAACATCACCGAATATAGGGACTCTATGTTGGCAGGTACAATATACTACATGGATCCAGAATACCAAAGAACAGGAACTATTCGACCCAAATCGGATTTGTATGCTTTTGGAATTATTATTCTTCAATTGTTGATGGGTTGTCACCCAAATGGGCTTCTATTGAAAGCTGAGGAGGCCATTGAAAGGGGCTCCCTTGCCAGCATCCTGGACAATACCGTTAAAGATTGGCCAGTTGCTGAAACAGAGAAATTGGCTCAAATTGCTCTCAAATGTTCGAAACTTAGGTGCAGGGATAGACCAGATCTTGAGAATGAAGTATTGCCAGTTCTTAAGAAGCTGTCTGATTTTGCAAATGCTAAAGCTAGAGTTGAAAGAGAGAACGCTTGTGCTCCAAGCCACTACTTTTGTCCAATCCTTCAG GAGGTGATGCAGGATCCATATATTGCCGCTGACGGTTTCACATACGAGCACAGAGCAATAAAGGCATGGTTTGAAAAGCACAGGGTGTCCCCTGTAACCAGGAAGAAGCTCCAGCATACGGTTCTTGTACCCAACCAAACTTTACGGTCGGCAATACATGACTGGAGATCCCGGGTGACTTACGAAGGGAATCATGATTGA